GATTCAACGCGCTTCCCGGGTTGCTCATACCGCCTCTTTCTCAACCGGGCGCGCGCTGGTTTTACCCCCGAACCAGAACCCGAAGCAGCCGAGGCCAAGGACGGCGACGGTCAGGTAGAGCAGCTTGGTGTACTTGTGGGCATCGCCGAGCAGATGGCTGTAGCCGCTCGATTCAGTGAAGTAGAGTGCCGCGGCTGCAATCGCCAGCACAAAGCTGAACAGATAACTCCAGAGCGGGATATTCGTGCGTTTGCCCCAGAGGGAGAAGAAGATCACCGGCGCCAGGTAGAGCGAGGCGGTGCCGCTGACCGCCACCGCGCTGAACAGATCCTTGTTCCCCCAGAAGACCAGCAGCAGACCCAGCAGCATGAACGCCGCCATCACCGCGCGGCCGTTGCGCAGACTCATCTTCATGATCCCCATATCGACCGCCAGCAGTTTGGCGGAGCTCGACAGGGCGCTGTCGAGGGTCGACATCGCCGAAATCACCAGCGCGGCGTTAAAGAGCAGCATCGGGATCGTCCCCAACAGCTGCATCAGGGTCGCATTCATGCTCGCCCCCTTCACCGCATGTGCGCCGGCCAGCACGCCGAGGCAGCCGAAGGCGACAATGCAGATGATGCTGATCCAGGCTGCATGCTGAAAGCTCTTACGCGTCGTTTTCCGGTCAGCGAGAAAGCCGCGATCCATCATCACCGGGTCGTGCATCGGGTAGCTCCAGATCTGCAGCAGCGCTACCAGCATCAGCACCGGACCTGGCTGATCGAAGACAAATGGCTTGGAGGCCAGGTCACCGAGGGTGATGTTGTGGTTGAAGACGACCAGCGCGATCAGCAGCACCAGTGTGCCGAGGAAGATCACCATCTGAAAGACATCAGTGCGCAGCGAGGCGCGCAGACCACCGAGCATCGAATAGAAGAGGGTGATGGCTGAAAAGACCAGAATCGTCCAGGTGTAGACCGTGCTGCCGGCGACCCCGAAGAGGATGCCGATGACCAGCACATTGGCGAAGACCTCACTGACCAGACGGATCGCGATGACGAAGTTGTAGCAAGCGGTTCCCCAGCGCCCGAAGCGTTCGCGCAGAAAATCCTGCACGCTGTTAAAGCCCTGCTCAAAGCGCAGGCTGTCGACGATTTTGCCGCCGGTCAGAAAGGAGAAGTAGTAGAAGGCATAGGCCAGCGTGCCCCAGATCCCGTAATAGAAGCCGAGGATGGCCGCGTT
Above is a genomic segment from Geopsychrobacter electrodiphilus DSM 16401 containing:
- a CDS encoding sodium:solute symporter family transporter, producing MDYVLPAFAGVIALASVLLSPRAESEGAFYLGVNASGQKPGLLTLTFSQVTTWIFARSLMNAAILGFYYGIWGTLAYAFYYFSFLTGGKIVDSLRFEQGFNSVQDFLRERFGRWGTACYNFVIAIRLVSEVFANVLVIGILFGVAGSTVYTWTILVFSAITLFYSMLGGLRASLRTDVFQMVIFLGTLVLLIALVVFNHNITLGDLASKPFVFDQPGPVLMLVALLQIWSYPMHDPVMMDRGFLADRKTTRKSFQHAAWISIICIVAFGCLGVLAGAHAVKGASMNATLMQLLGTIPMLLFNAALVISAMSTLDSALSSSAKLLAVDMGIMKMSLRNGRAVMAAFMLLGLLLVFWGNKDLFSAVAVSGTASLYLAPVIFFSLWGKRTNIPLWSYLFSFVLAIAAAALYFTESSGYSHLLGDAHKYTKLLYLTVAVLGLGCFGFWFGGKTSARPVEKEAV